The Triticum dicoccoides isolate Atlit2015 ecotype Zavitan chromosome 6A, WEW_v2.0, whole genome shotgun sequence genome has a window encoding:
- the LOC119314746 gene encoding remorin 1.4-like: protein METQQETAKAGAAVAPPGVDGESAGGGGVLDNGPPAPTTAQRGPAATGSATDRDAVLAKVEMNRKLSMVKAWEENQKSKADNRAEHKMSSILSWENTRKAAVEAKLRTREEKLERKKAEYAEKMRNRIAMIHKEAEEQRAAVEARRQEEMIKCQEMAAKHRSQGTTPKKKFLGCFG from the exons ATGGAGACCCAGCAGGAGACGGCCAAAGCGGGTGCGGCGGTGGCGCCGCCGGGGGTCGACGGCGAGTCGGCAGGCGGCGGAGGAGTTCTCGACA ATGGACCTCCGGCGCCAACAACAGCACAGCGAGGACCAGCGGCTACAGGTTCAGCAACTGACAGAG ACGCGGTGCTTGCCAAGGTGGAGATGAATCGGAAGCTGTCGATGGTGAAGGCATGGGAGGAGAACCAGAAGAGCAAGGCCGACAACAG GGCCGAGCACAAGATGTCGTCCATCCTATCATGGGAGAACACCAGGAAGGCAGCAGTCGAAGCCAAGCTCCGAACACGGGAG GAGAAGCTGGAGAGGAAGAAGGCGGAGTACGCGGAGAAGATGCGGAACCGGATCGCGATGATCCACAAGGAGGCGGAGGAGCAGCGGGCCGCCGTGGAGGCGAGGCGGCAGGAGGAGATGATCAAGTGCCAGGAAATGGCCGCCAAGCACCGGTCACAAGGGACAACGCCCAAGAAGAAATTCCTCGGCTGCTTCGGATGA
- the LOC119314747 gene encoding uncharacterized protein LOC119314747, translating to MHIRNVIIFSWKPPTTSWFVDNHDLTRDTFYVAGLASSAVKSDVIDSDHEEGTRSGSSKGKKPICDIREGTLQPHLRHQGGHPAAVLFQGEGAIYDNRERTKSHGKEHVCNK from the exons ATGCACATACGTAATGTAATAATTTTTTCATGGAAGCCGCCTACGACATCATGGTTTGTCGACAACCACGACTTGACGCGG GACACATTCTACGTCGCTGGGTTGGCATCCTCAGCTGTCAAATCAGACGTCATCGacagcgaccacgaggagggcacccgctCCGGCTCTTCCAAAGGAAAAAAGcccatctgcgacatcagggagggcaccctgcaGCCgcatctgcgacatcagggagggcaccctgcagccgtgctcttccaaggggaaggagccattTACGACAACAGGGAGCGCACCAAGAGTCATGGAAAGGAACACGTCTgtaacaagtga